In Vespula pensylvanica isolate Volc-1 chromosome 21, ASM1446617v1, whole genome shotgun sequence, one genomic interval encodes:
- the LOC122636351 gene encoding uncharacterized protein LOC122636351 isoform X2: MVFDRMKHEKTKKYSSVIFTLLIFWTFLLSYYWWYLSSENIDFSIQVNQLNEQLKMSIEERNQCVTLRMKLEQRYKQMEDDIAYLHIKLEKQNNIQKKNDELKNSMTICKSKLHSLSILNAKLKENERFQKELEKVKDELVKLKLAYNAPANNIKSNPTLAPEIDSTIENSTIEGIEDDEIMKDDVDIPKIPIIESIFYIERKPTNETTN, encoded by the exons ATGGTATTTGATAGAATGAAGCatgaaaaaaccaaaaaatattcatcagTTATATTTACACTACTTATTTTTTGGACCTTCTTGCTTTCTTATTACTGGTGGTATTTATCTTCTGAAAACATAGATTTTTCGATACAAGTAAATCAACTAAACGAGCAGCTTAAAATGAG tATAGAAGAAAGGAATCAGTGTGTAACATTACGTATGAAATTAGAACAAAGATATAAACAAATGGAAGATGACATAgcttatttacatataaaattagaaaagcaaaataatatacagaaaaaaaatgatgaactTAAAAATTCTATGACAATCTGTAAAAGTAAATTGCACTCATTGAGTATATTGAATgcaaaactaaaagaaaatgaaagatttcagaaagaattagaaaag GTCAAAGATGAATTGGTAAAATTAAAACTTGCTTATAATGCACCagctaataatattaaatctaatCCTACGTTAGCAC CTGAAATCGATTCAACAATAGAAAATAGCACGATTGAAGGAATAGAAGATgacgaaataatgaaagatg ATGTAGATATTCCAAAAATACCGATAATAGAAAGtatcttttatatagaaagaaaaccaACTAATGAAACGACAAATTAA
- the LOC122636351 gene encoding uncharacterized protein LOC122636351 isoform X3 — MVFDRMKHEKTKKYSSVIFTLLIFWTFLLSYYWWYLSSENIDFSIQVNQLNEQLKMSIEERNQCVTLRMKLEQRYKQMEDDIAYLHIKLEKQNNIQKKNDELKNSMTICKSKLHSLSILNAKLKENERFQKELEKVKDELVKLKLAYNAPANNIKSNPTLAPEIDSTIENSTIEGIEDDEIMKDE, encoded by the exons ATGGTATTTGATAGAATGAAGCatgaaaaaaccaaaaaatattcatcagTTATATTTACACTACTTATTTTTTGGACCTTCTTGCTTTCTTATTACTGGTGGTATTTATCTTCTGAAAACATAGATTTTTCGATACAAGTAAATCAACTAAACGAGCAGCTTAAAATGAG tATAGAAGAAAGGAATCAGTGTGTAACATTACGTATGAAATTAGAACAAAGATATAAACAAATGGAAGATGACATAgcttatttacatataaaattagaaaagcaaaataatatacagaaaaaaaatgatgaactTAAAAATTCTATGACAATCTGTAAAAGTAAATTGCACTCATTGAGTATATTGAATgcaaaactaaaagaaaatgaaagatttcagaaagaattagaaaag GTCAAAGATGAATTGGTAAAATTAAAACTTGCTTATAATGCACCagctaataatattaaatctaatCCTACGTTAGCAC CTGAAATCGATTCAACAATAGAAAATAGCACGATTGAAGGAATAGAAGATgacgaaataatgaaagatg
- the LOC122636351 gene encoding uncharacterized protein LOC122636351 isoform X1, translating into MVFDRMKHEKTKKYSSVIFTLLIFWTFLLSYYWWYLSSENIDFSIQVNQLNEQLKMSIEERNQCVTLRMKLEQRYKQMEDDIAYLHIKLEKQNNIQKKNDELKNSMTICKSKLHSLSILNAKLKENERFQKELEKVKDELVKLKLAYNAPANNIKSNPTLAPTRKVIDASQLHLVRDSAISISVAGQRGLKYHQIPILPTDPPGAVRLVPRLSVTMLKGSGTFLKIQGKKETAMKI; encoded by the exons ATGGTATTTGATAGAATGAAGCatgaaaaaaccaaaaaatattcatcagTTATATTTACACTACTTATTTTTTGGACCTTCTTGCTTTCTTATTACTGGTGGTATTTATCTTCTGAAAACATAGATTTTTCGATACAAGTAAATCAACTAAACGAGCAGCTTAAAATGAG tATAGAAGAAAGGAATCAGTGTGTAACATTACGTATGAAATTAGAACAAAGATATAAACAAATGGAAGATGACATAgcttatttacatataaaattagaaaagcaaaataatatacagaaaaaaaatgatgaactTAAAAATTCTATGACAATCTGTAAAAGTAAATTGCACTCATTGAGTATATTGAATgcaaaactaaaagaaaatgaaagatttcagaaagaattagaaaag GTCAAAGATGAATTGGTAAAATTAAAACTTGCTTATAATGCACCagctaataatattaaatctaatCCTACGTTAGCAC CTACAAGAAAGGTCATTGATGCTAGTCAGTTACATCTTGTTCGGGACTCTGCTATAAGCATATCTGTAGCTGGTCAGCGTGGTTTGAAGTATCATCAAATCCCAATTCTACCAACAGATCCACCTGGTGCTGTGCGCCTAGTTCCTCGTCTTTCAGTAACAATGTTAAAAGGTAGTGGTACTTTCCTCAAAATtcagggaaagaaagaaactgcCATGAAAATCTAA